One stretch of Dissulfurimicrobium hydrothermale DNA includes these proteins:
- a CDS encoding prenyltransferase/squalene oxidase repeat-containing protein has protein sequence MKNLLITFSAFLTLLLWSLDPAHPLLGADSPARDNWTYDWSKTKNFIEAWSKRPTFPDSISFAYYFVYSKRALGLEISKDERNKLLNFIKDCQTKDGGFVSEPKFDKDSNIISSFYAIKALDMLKEPHLVNEKRLAGFLHSMFTKEGGMRLSSNTKEASLAGTALGVVLLNRLSDLTDREKRLATAYILKYKTRDDGFGLVGNKVSSIRATAMAVAALKSMNAIGDIKKDVICFLSQSRYSGLIKEKRFKTLPSMEEMAQFLATVRLVGSSDKKIADPQKISKFVRSLYIPENGGFGPEPGLGTTPPSTYYGLFCLVELGRLKPADMTGMSGFFSF, from the coding sequence ATGAAAAATCTCCTAATCACCTTTTCGGCATTTTTGACATTACTTCTCTGGTCTTTGGACCCCGCGCACCCTTTGCTCGGAGCCGACAGCCCAGCAAGAGACAACTGGACCTATGATTGGTCAAAAACTAAAAACTTTATTGAAGCCTGGTCCAAAAGGCCAACTTTCCCTGACTCCATATCATTCGCCTATTATTTTGTCTATTCGAAAAGGGCATTGGGCCTGGAAATTTCAAAAGATGAGCGAAATAAACTACTGAATTTCATAAAAGACTGCCAGACAAAAGATGGCGGTTTTGTGTCGGAGCCAAAATTTGACAAAGACAGCAATATCATCAGCAGTTTCTATGCAATAAAGGCCCTTGACATGCTCAAAGAACCGCATTTGGTGAACGAAAAAAGACTAGCCGGATTTCTCCATTCCATGTTCACTAAGGAGGGAGGGATGCGCCTGAGCAGCAACACCAAAGAGGCGTCGCTGGCCGGAACCGCCTTGGGTGTTGTACTTCTAAACAGGCTATCCGACTTGACAGATCGAGAAAAGAGGCTCGCAACTGCCTATATCCTGAAATACAAGACGCGGGATGATGGTTTCGGGCTGGTCGGCAACAAGGTCTCTTCGATAAGGGCCACGGCCATGGCGGTTGCGGCCTTAAAATCAATGAACGCCATTGGAGACATAAAGAAAGATGTGATATGCTTCCTTAGTCAAAGCCGATATTCCGGACTGATCAAAGAAAAGAGGTTCAAGACCCTGCCATCCATGGAAGAGATGGCGCAATTCCTTGCAACGGTCAGGCTTGTTGGATCATCAGACAAAAAAATAGCAGATCCCCAAAAGATATCAAAGTTTGTAAGATCGCTCTATATACCGGAAAATGGGGGATTCGGACCGGAACCAGGGCTTGGGACTACACCGCCCAGCACGTATTATGGTCTATTCTGCCTAGTCGAACTGGGCAGGTTAAAGCCAGCCGACATGACCGGCATGTCTGGTTTCTTTTCATTCTAA
- a CDS encoding (Fe-S)-binding protein has protein sequence MATGLDNGKCTRCGACLSVCPVYDLTRHELFSPRGKARLFQGGASVCFGPAFLKKEKVFETLNACLQCGGCSFVCPAGVEVDDIVRDARRRLGSPGSFFLRTILNRPYFALRLARFLSGISRMLPMDSGLILRLLGFLDMSEGLTQISLPDISPRPAVLHLSRGFYDVKRGIYGLTEGKKTVFFIGCIQNYIYTDVAEAIAGLLGGAVIVPAAQVCCGMPAFASGLMDQARALALANIRAIEDAGIFDAVVTGCASCAAMIRRWPVLFEHGPDRDAALKIASSVMEFGDLLVRAGHVLKISECYAGLVMTYHAPCHERFASGGKGKAGAMEGFLGRLSPAGFRSTRSGCCGHGGVFSLKHAGLSRKIFERRLEAVVGKDKGVDLVVTTCSGCLLQFRMNTPSSLNLKAIHIAEVFYSNYKI, from the coding sequence ATGGCTACGGGTTTGGATAATGGCAAATGCACCCGTTGTGGGGCATGCCTTTCTGTCTGTCCTGTATATGATCTTACCAGGCATGAATTGTTTTCTCCCAGGGGAAAGGCAAGGCTTTTTCAGGGAGGGGCCTCCGTCTGCTTTGGGCCAGCCTTTCTAAAAAAGGAGAAGGTCTTCGAGACGTTGAATGCATGCCTCCAGTGCGGTGGATGCAGTTTTGTCTGTCCTGCCGGGGTTGAAGTGGACGATATCGTTCGAGACGCCAGGCGGCGCTTGGGTAGTCCTGGCTCTTTTTTTTTACGGACTATTTTGAATAGACCTTATTTTGCGTTGCGCCTAGCCCGATTTTTATCAGGCATCTCCCGAATGCTTCCGATGGATAGCGGCCTCATATTGAGGCTTTTGGGTTTTCTGGATATGTCAGAAGGTTTGACGCAGATCTCCTTGCCGGATATTTCGCCAAGGCCTGCGGTCTTGCACTTGTCTCGCGGATTTTATGATGTTAAACGAGGCATTTATGGACTGACTGAAGGAAAAAAGACGGTGTTTTTCATAGGTTGCATCCAGAATTATATCTATACAGATGTGGCTGAGGCTATAGCAGGCCTTTTGGGTGGCGCTGTTATAGTACCCGCCGCCCAGGTCTGTTGTGGGATGCCGGCCTTTGCGTCTGGCCTTATGGATCAGGCAAGGGCCCTTGCGCTTGCAAACATCCGTGCGATTGAGGATGCAGGTATCTTTGATGCGGTAGTTACGGGCTGCGCCTCATGTGCGGCCATGATAAGGCGATGGCCGGTTCTTTTTGAACATGGCCCTGATAGAGATGCAGCACTAAAGATAGCATCTAGCGTGATGGAGTTTGGCGATCTCCTTGTTAGGGCCGGCCACGTGCTCAAGATATCCGAATGCTATGCCGGTCTTGTGATGACATATCATGCGCCTTGTCACGAGCGTTTCGCATCGGGCGGGAAGGGTAAGGCAGGGGCGATGGAAGGGTTTTTGGGACGGCTTAGCCCTGCCGGTTTCAGATCAACCCGCAGTGGTTGCTGTGGACATGGCGGTGTATTCAGCCTCAAGCACGCCGGCCTTTCAAGAAAGATCTTTGAGAGGAGGCTTGAGGCCGTGGTAGGAAAGGACAAGGGCGTGGATCTGGTTGTAACAACGTGTTCAGGGTGTCTATTGCAGTTCAGGATGAATACCCCGTCGTCTTTGAACCTAAAGGCTATACATATAGCCGAGGTGTTTTATTCGAACTATAAGATTTAA